The following proteins are encoded in a genomic region of alpha proteobacterium U9-1i:
- a CDS encoding glutamate synthase [NADPH] small chain, whose amino-acid sequence MKPTDISNPDYFHKVVDCQWACPAHTPVPEYIRLIADGKYTDAFMINWKSNVFPGILGRTCDRPCEPACRRGRVEAEPVAICRLKRVAADNKGEGVEALMPTPAKKNGKRVACIGAGPAALTVARDLLPLGYEVHIFDGDKKAGGMIRTQIPRFRLPESVIDEEVSYITRLEPVMHLGERVDSLKAFLAQGWDAVFVGTGAPRGRDLDLPGRKEAAKNIHIGIDWLSNVSFEHVQSIGKRVIVLGGGNTAMDCCRTSRRMGGEDVKVIVRSGFDEMKASPWEKEDAQHEGIPIHNFLAPKEFTHENGKLTGVTFQKMHWAKDEKGKRALVPTGEPDQHFECDDVLVAVGQENAFPWIERELGMEFDKWGMPVVDSVSMQSTIPNVFFGGDAAFGPKNIIWAVAHGHDAAVSIDLFLNGDEVKRRPPPGTSMMSTKMGIHEWAYDNDVSLDLRFKVPQVANDIALKNVKVEVEKGFDPGLGFKEAQRCLNCDVQTVFETKLCIECDACVDICPMDCITFTENGEETDLRTRLKAPAQNLTQDIYVSETLPTGRVMAKDEDVCLHCGLCAERCPTGAWDMQQFYLEVTHAGCGSSPTRTPVAAE is encoded by the coding sequence TTGAAGCCTACCGACATCAGCAATCCCGATTATTTTCACAAGGTCGTGGATTGCCAATGGGCGTGCCCCGCTCACACCCCGGTGCCCGAGTACATTCGGCTGATCGCGGACGGAAAATACACCGACGCTTTCATGATCAATTGGAAGTCGAACGTGTTCCCGGGAATCCTTGGACGCACGTGCGATCGGCCATGCGAGCCCGCGTGTCGTCGTGGACGCGTGGAGGCGGAGCCTGTCGCCATCTGCCGCCTGAAGCGCGTCGCCGCTGACAATAAGGGCGAGGGCGTCGAGGCCTTGATGCCGACGCCAGCAAAAAAGAACGGCAAACGCGTCGCCTGCATTGGCGCTGGCCCCGCGGCGCTGACGGTGGCGCGCGACCTGCTGCCGCTTGGCTACGAAGTCCACATCTTCGATGGCGACAAAAAAGCAGGCGGCATGATCCGCACTCAGATCCCGCGGTTCCGTTTGCCGGAGAGCGTGATTGATGAGGAGGTGAGCTACATCACGCGGCTCGAGCCGGTCATGCACCTCGGCGAGCGTGTAGACAGCCTGAAGGCGTTTCTCGCTCAGGGCTGGGACGCCGTGTTCGTGGGAACAGGCGCCCCGCGCGGCCGCGATCTTGACCTCCCGGGCCGCAAGGAAGCCGCCAAGAACATCCATATCGGCATCGATTGGCTGTCGAATGTTTCTTTCGAGCACGTCCAGAGCATCGGCAAGCGTGTGATCGTTCTCGGCGGCGGCAACACGGCCATGGATTGCTGCCGCACCTCACGCCGCATGGGCGGTGAGGACGTGAAGGTGATCGTCCGCTCCGGCTTCGATGAGATGAAAGCGAGCCCGTGGGAGAAAGAAGATGCCCAGCACGAAGGCATCCCGATCCACAATTTCCTCGCGCCGAAGGAATTCACGCACGAGAACGGCAAACTTACCGGCGTGACCTTCCAGAAAATGCACTGGGCGAAGGACGAAAAAGGTAAGCGGGCGCTTGTGCCCACAGGCGAGCCCGATCAGCACTTTGAGTGCGACGATGTTCTCGTCGCCGTCGGTCAGGAAAATGCATTTCCGTGGATCGAGCGTGAGCTCGGCATGGAATTCGACAAATGGGGTATGCCGGTCGTCGACAGCGTGTCGATGCAATCGACGATTCCAAATGTGTTTTTCGGCGGCGACGCCGCGTTTGGTCCGAAGAACATCATCTGGGCGGTCGCGCATGGGCATGACGCAGCCGTGTCGATCGATCTCTTCCTTAACGGCGACGAGGTAAAGCGCCGCCCGCCGCCTGGAACGTCCATGATGTCCACCAAGATGGGCATCCACGAATGGGCCTACGACAACGACGTCTCGCTCGACCTTCGCTTCAAGGTGCCGCAAGTCGCCAACGACATCGCGCTGAAGAACGTAAAGGTGGAAGTCGAGAAGGGTTTCGATCCCGGGCTCGGCTTCAAGGAGGCGCAACGCTGCCTGAATTGCGACGTGCAGACCGTGTTTGAGACGAAGCTTTGCATCGAGTGCGACGCCTGCGTCGACATTTGCCCGATGGACTGCATCACGTTCACCGAGAACGGCGAAGAGACTGATCTCCGAACCCGGCTGAAAGCGCCGGCGCAAAACCTAACGCAGGACATCTACGTGTCCGAAACGCTGCCGACTGGGCGGGTCATGGCGAAGGACGAAGACGTCTGCTTGCATTGCGGCCTGTGCGCGGAACGCTGCCCCACAGGCGCCTGGGACATGCAACAATTCTACCTGGAAGTGACGCATGCCGGCTGCGGCTCGTCGCCAACCCGTACTCCGGTGGCGGCTGAATAG
- a CDS encoding S-(hydroxymethyl)glutathione dehydrogenase, with product MKTRAAIAFEAKKPLEIVELDLDGPKAGEVLVEIKATGICHTDAYTLDGLDSEGIFPSILGHEGAGIVREIGAGVTSVALGDHVIPLYTPECRQCKSCLSRKTNLCTAIRATQGKGVMPDGTSRFSYKGKPVAHYMGCSTFSNFTVLPEIALAKIRKDAPFDKACYVGCGVSTGVGAVTNTAQVEPGANVIVFGLGGIGLNVIQGAKLVGANMIVGVDINPDREEWGRKFGMTHFVNPKNVSGDIVAHLVELTGGGADYTFDCTGNTTVMRQALEACHRGWGESIIIGVAEAGKEIATRPFQLVTGRVWKGTAFGGVRGRTEVPRIIDWYMDGKIQIDSMITHTMPLERINDAFDLMHEGKSIRSVVVY from the coding sequence ATGAAAACCAGAGCCGCAATCGCGTTTGAGGCCAAGAAGCCGCTGGAGATCGTCGAGCTTGATCTCGACGGCCCGAAGGCCGGCGAGGTGCTGGTGGAAATCAAAGCGACCGGCATCTGCCACACCGACGCATACACACTGGACGGCCTCGACAGCGAAGGCATTTTTCCCTCGATCCTCGGCCACGAAGGCGCGGGCATCGTGCGCGAAATCGGCGCCGGCGTGACGAGCGTCGCGTTGGGCGACCACGTCATTCCGCTCTACACGCCGGAATGCCGACAGTGCAAAAGCTGCCTCTCGCGCAAGACGAATCTTTGCACCGCCATCCGCGCCACGCAGGGCAAGGGCGTGATGCCGGACGGCACGTCGCGCTTTTCCTACAAAGGTAAGCCGGTCGCGCATTATATGGGCTGCTCGACGTTTTCGAATTTCACCGTGCTCCCGGAAATCGCACTCGCGAAAATCCGCAAGGACGCGCCGTTCGATAAGGCTTGCTATGTCGGCTGCGGCGTTTCCACTGGCGTCGGCGCGGTGACGAACACGGCGCAAGTCGAGCCGGGCGCCAACGTGATCGTGTTTGGCCTCGGCGGCATAGGCTTGAATGTCATCCAAGGCGCCAAGCTCGTCGGCGCCAACATGATCGTCGGCGTCGATATCAATCCGGACCGCGAGGAATGGGGTCGCAAATTCGGGATGACGCACTTCGTCAACCCGAAGAACGTCTCCGGCGACATCGTCGCGCATTTGGTGGAACTCACCGGCGGCGGCGCCGACTACACGTTCGACTGCACCGGCAACACAACGGTGATGCGTCAAGCGCTGGAAGCTTGCCATCGCGGCTGGGGCGAGAGCATCATTATCGGCGTCGCCGAGGCCGGCAAGGAAATCGCCACGCGCCCGTTCCAGCTGGTCACCGGGCGCGTCTGGAAGGGCACCGCCTTCGGCGGCGTCCGCGGCCGCACCGAAGTGCCGCGCATTATCGATTGGTACATGGACGGCAAAATCCAGATCGATTCGATGATTACCCACACCATGCCGCTGGAGCGCATCAACGACGCGTTCGATCTGATGCACGAGGGCAAAAGCATTCGCAGCGTGGTGGTGTATTGA
- a CDS encoding periplasmic ATP/GTP-binding protein, which yields MMKSAIALVFLACACAAPASIPPTPEPEALTLTWRTGGFAQPESVALSDDGGFLYVSNVNGEPDAKDGNGFISRLSVTGEMLQREWASGFDAPKGLLRSGDALYLTDIDQIVALDARTGAVRTRTPAPGARFLNDITETPGGLILASDSATRRIYVLRNGAAEIWLEDPLLAAINGFLPEPNRLIVTTMQGRLLAIDYQTRAITTLAEGLGDGDGVGALGQGRYLVSAWPGRILAVAADGTHRVLLDTQAEPRYQNDFLLLGDTLYQAQMAPGDVSAYRVTGIR from the coding sequence ATGATGAAGTCAGCGATCGCTCTCGTTTTTTTGGCATGTGCTTGCGCCGCGCCAGCATCCATACCACCCACCCCAGAGCCTGAAGCGCTGACGCTAACGTGGCGAACCGGCGGCTTCGCGCAGCCCGAAAGCGTCGCGCTCTCGGACGATGGCGGCTTTCTCTATGTCTCCAATGTAAACGGAGAGCCTGACGCGAAGGATGGCAACGGCTTCATTTCGCGACTCTCCGTGACGGGAGAAATGCTGCAGCGGGAATGGGCTAGCGGCTTCGACGCGCCTAAAGGTTTGCTTCGCAGCGGCGATGCGCTCTACCTGACAGACATCGATCAAATCGTAGCGCTTGACGCGCGCACTGGCGCTGTGCGGACGCGAACGCCGGCGCCGGGTGCCCGCTTCCTCAATGACATCACGGAAACGCCGGGCGGTCTGATCCTCGCCTCGGATTCGGCGACGCGGCGGATCTACGTTCTGCGTAACGGCGCCGCCGAGATTTGGCTCGAAGATCCGCTTCTCGCCGCCATCAATGGCTTTCTGCCTGAGCCAAATCGGTTGATCGTCACCACGATGCAGGGGCGCTTGCTTGCGATCGATTATCAAACGCGCGCCATCACAACGCTCGCGGAAGGTCTGGGGGACGGCGATGGCGTCGGCGCGCTCGGCCAGGGCCGCTATCTTGTCAGCGCTTGGCCTGGCCGAATCCTCGCGGTCGCAGCGGACGGCACGCATCGCGTCCTGCTGGATACCCAAGCCGAGCCACGTTACCAGAATGACTTCCTATTGCTCGGTGACACGCTCTATCAGGCCCAAATGGCGCCAGGCGATGTGTCGGCCTACCGGGTGACGGGTATCCGCTAG
- a CDS encoding fumarylacetoacetate hydrolase family protein, which produces MQGFDRLWRITPICAPHPDVLKALPMNTVIDPPAVPTVAVVGDDARFPVRRIFCVGRNYADHVKEMGNDPKSEPPIFFTKPGDAVAPDGALIPYPQNTSNLHHEIELVLALGKGGKDIAEADAMACVWGYGVGVDLTRRDRQAEAKSAGAPWDVAKAFDNSAPIGPLTPASRVPQLSNARIWLAVNGVVKQEGTLDQMIWSVPEIVASLSRSFELRPGDLIFTGTPAGVGKIEAGDVITGGIDGLAPLKFTIKPG; this is translated from the coding sequence ATGCAAGGTTTTGACCGTCTTTGGCGCATTACACCCATTTGCGCGCCCCATCCGGACGTGCTCAAAGCGCTGCCCATGAACACCGTGATTGATCCACCCGCCGTCCCGACTGTCGCCGTCGTGGGGGACGATGCGCGCTTCCCGGTGCGGCGGATTTTCTGCGTCGGAAGGAACTACGCAGATCACGTCAAGGAAATGGGCAACGACCCGAAAAGCGAACCGCCAATCTTCTTCACCAAGCCGGGCGACGCGGTCGCGCCCGACGGCGCGCTGATCCCGTATCCGCAGAACACCTCAAACCTGCATCACGAGATTGAGCTCGTGCTGGCGCTTGGCAAGGGCGGCAAGGATATCGCCGAAGCGGACGCTATGGCCTGCGTATGGGGCTACGGCGTTGGCGTGGACTTGACGCGGCGTGACCGCCAAGCGGAAGCGAAGTCGGCGGGCGCGCCTTGGGACGTGGCCAAAGCGTTCGACAATTCGGCGCCAATCGGCCCGCTGACGCCAGCGTCGCGAGTGCCACAATTGAGCAATGCGCGGATCTGGCTCGCGGTGAACGGCGTCGTGAAGCAGGAGGGGACGCTCGATCAGATGATCTGGAGCGTGCCGGAAATTGTCGCCTCCCTTTCGCGCTCGTTTGAGTTGCGGCCGGGAGATCTGATTTTCACGGGCACGCCCGCCGGTGTCGGCAAGATCGAAGCCGGAGACGTGATCACGGGGGGAATTGACGGCCTCGCCCCGCTCAAATTTACGATCAAGCCGGGCTGA
- a CDS encoding gfa-like protein, translating into MGVSAPPMVAMACHCRACQRLTSGAYSLTLLIPESGFEVLSGEPVIGGLHREELQHFFCPHCKNWLFTRPQGMPFVNFRPTMLEDCTWVQPYAESGAKDKLPGVVSGARHSYPEFPPPADYQMLMDGYAREGSRPA; encoded by the coding sequence ATGGGTGTGAGCGCGCCGCCGATGGTGGCGATGGCGTGCCATTGCCGCGCCTGTCAGCGGCTGACGAGCGGCGCGTATTCGCTGACGCTGCTCATCCCGGAAAGTGGTTTCGAGGTGCTTTCCGGCGAGCCCGTGATTGGCGGCTTGCATCGTGAGGAGCTGCAGCATTTCTTCTGCCCGCACTGCAAGAATTGGCTATTCACACGCCCGCAAGGAATGCCGTTTGTGAATTTCCGGCCGACGATGCTGGAAGATTGCACTTGGGTGCAGCCTTATGCGGAGTCCGGCGCGAAAGATAAGCTACCCGGCGTCGTCAGCGGCGCGAGACACTCCTATCCGGAGTTTCCCCCTCCCGCGGACTATCAGATGCTGATGGATGGCTATGCCCGCGAAGGATCGCGGCCGGCATGA
- a CDS encoding integral membrane protein, with protein sequence MEWLLILGLGFWVWLLWNRVDTLSKRVEELLRALKPIEVPPDQPEADPRGELLLDTPLPPETEPTPLWVQRLGEDREPLLLDTPLPPAANEEQFEAPPTAPAPPLEPLAEVPRPTFQQPKSARANSDRSFEQWLTESGLALLGGGAFILGVGFLVQQGLITPLMSLGGAALLGALAIAVSEWVRRGGKIKAFAHPLAASVLAGAGASALYASSWAAHGILNYIEWGWGAFLLALCALLLLGLSLLHGWVLGLFAILGAMLAPALAQADAWPSAALTLYVGAVAGAGFGVAALRRWPWVAAATLAGLYIWFIAAIAAGDAGRALLLASIASIGGAAMGLRKPLAENDGDHWSKTHAHVPMIATGVSSVLLLWAWLTLAEADTPRLDAAMLVGLFHVGLAAGAVRARVAHPAAFAAATGALVLGAMLFLQTRNPFGPLAESFYFWALAAAPLVGVAALAARADRHGRALVAGAGASGAAVIGALGVFSRDEWSAPVVWAPMFAGAILLFFAARHIARESAQAEKDLAVDFWAGAASLLALIGLQSLAPDFLKPSAMSAAALGATLLFHQRGWRGLGHASIVFAMFALAHALSAGFPDSVTMLATPVVRTLLILIGATAFLHAASALATPRQRDTGEALGAGAILIGAIAVLHALRWVATGGAGVPLDRATEVALNVLTLISAGFLALPRGDNPGLIARLRGHLLMVCGLAYSLLAFGLTVNPWWGSGPMQVAGPPLLNTLVLAYAAPAAIALAAAARLYRRSLFAGRGYAIVGGVLALIWVMLEIRYAFSGPTGMARAHLGMFEAHCYALAWLAFGWAIAFIAQRREAADDTRPFTHDLVLSSRAIAVACIAIAAFILLMLRHPWWGAQLGVQTNELSTSLSLLAQALAVAIALYIGRALSRSTGVERARFVAASAAIVFAWSFGHSAIRWLHHRAAMDDGLGLTGLEGFGHALWPLVLVLAGSSLTQRAPGRDTVRAYLHDLSAIWGAAIWPAMIWAALALWVVFNPWWGWAPAYAATWLAALIGLCTLALAAWFSAFAHQTPHIRAPHLFAQVARIAVVGHLFVALSLTIRRLYQGPDMRAALEAGRFETWTYSALWALYGASVLAFGIQRKDATLRWSGLALLLFVTAKVALFDTERLDGVPRVASLLALAVILIGSAVLAQRFRRTS encoded by the coding sequence ATGGAATGGCTGTTGATCCTGGGCCTGGGCTTCTGGGTCTGGCTCTTGTGGAACCGCGTCGACACATTGTCGAAGCGGGTCGAAGAGCTGCTCCGCGCGCTTAAGCCGATCGAAGTGCCGCCTGACCAGCCCGAGGCCGACCCGCGCGGCGAATTGCTGCTCGATACGCCGTTGCCGCCTGAAACCGAACCAACGCCGCTTTGGGTTCAGCGCCTCGGAGAAGATCGCGAACCCCTTCTGCTCGACACGCCGCTGCCGCCCGCTGCGAACGAAGAACAATTTGAGGCGCCGCCAACAGCGCCCGCGCCGCCGCTTGAGCCGTTGGCGGAAGTGCCGCGCCCAACATTTCAACAACCGAAAAGTGCGCGCGCCAATTCGGATCGATCGTTCGAGCAATGGTTGACTGAGAGCGGCCTCGCATTGTTGGGCGGCGGCGCGTTCATCTTGGGCGTCGGCTTTCTCGTGCAACAAGGCCTCATCACGCCGCTGATGAGTCTCGGCGGCGCAGCGCTGCTCGGCGCTCTGGCGATCGCCGTCAGCGAATGGGTTCGCCGAGGCGGCAAGATCAAGGCGTTCGCGCATCCGCTTGCAGCCTCCGTGCTGGCCGGCGCCGGTGCGTCGGCCCTCTATGCGTCGTCGTGGGCTGCGCATGGCATACTCAACTACATCGAATGGGGTTGGGGGGCATTTTTGTTGGCGCTGTGTGCGCTCCTGTTGCTGGGGCTGTCGCTGTTGCACGGCTGGGTGCTGGGATTGTTCGCGATTCTGGGCGCGATGCTGGCGCCTGCCTTAGCGCAGGCCGATGCTTGGCCAAGCGCCGCGCTTACCCTGTATGTCGGCGCTGTCGCGGGCGCTGGTTTCGGCGTTGCGGCGCTGCGCCGCTGGCCATGGGTCGCCGCCGCAACTTTGGCTGGCCTCTACATTTGGTTCATCGCCGCGATTGCAGCTGGCGACGCGGGCCGCGCGCTTCTGCTTGCAAGCATCGCAAGTATCGGCGGCGCGGCGATGGGCTTGCGTAAGCCGCTCGCGGAAAACGACGGCGACCATTGGAGCAAAACGCACGCGCACGTCCCCATGATCGCCACTGGCGTGAGCAGCGTGCTGCTGCTTTGGGCCTGGCTGACGTTGGCGGAGGCAGACACCCCTCGTCTTGACGCGGCGATGCTGGTCGGCTTGTTCCATGTGGGCCTCGCCGCTGGTGCTGTGCGCGCGCGCGTCGCCCATCCAGCGGCGTTCGCCGCGGCGACAGGTGCGCTCGTGCTCGGCGCGATGCTCTTCCTCCAGACACGCAATCCGTTCGGTCCCTTGGCGGAGAGTTTCTATTTCTGGGCTTTGGCCGCAGCGCCGCTGGTCGGCGTCGCCGCGCTCGCCGCGCGCGCGGATCGCCACGGCCGCGCACTCGTTGCTGGCGCGGGCGCGAGCGGTGCGGCGGTGATCGGCGCACTCGGCGTGTTTTCTCGTGATGAATGGAGCGCGCCCGTCGTATGGGCGCCAATGTTCGCTGGCGCAATTTTGCTCTTCTTCGCGGCGCGTCACATTGCACGCGAGAGCGCTCAAGCCGAGAAAGACCTCGCGGTCGATTTCTGGGCCGGCGCTGCGTCCCTCCTCGCGCTCATCGGCCTGCAATCATTGGCGCCAGATTTCCTGAAGCCTTCGGCCATGTCAGCGGCGGCGCTTGGCGCGACCCTGTTGTTCCATCAACGCGGATGGCGCGGACTCGGGCACGCGTCGATCGTGTTCGCGATGTTCGCGCTGGCGCATGCGCTTTCGGCCGGCTTCCCCGACAGTGTGACGATGCTGGCGACACCGGTAGTCCGAACGCTGCTCATTCTGATCGGCGCGACAGCGTTCCTTCACGCGGCGTCGGCGTTGGCGACGCCGCGCCAGCGCGACACAGGCGAAGCTTTGGGCGCCGGCGCAATTCTGATTGGCGCAATCGCAGTGCTTCACGCTTTGCGGTGGGTGGCGACGGGAGGCGCCGGCGTCCCGCTGGATCGCGCGACCGAGGTCGCCCTCAACGTTCTGACCCTGATCAGCGCGGGCTTTCTGGCCTTGCCACGCGGAGACAATCCGGGGCTGATCGCACGCCTTCGCGGACATCTACTGATGGTCTGCGGGCTCGCCTATTCGCTGCTGGCGTTCGGGCTGACGGTGAACCCCTGGTGGGGCTCTGGGCCGATGCAGGTCGCCGGCCCGCCGCTTCTCAACACACTGGTGCTCGCCTACGCCGCGCCCGCGGCGATCGCGCTGGCCGCGGCCGCGCGACTCTATCGCCGTAGCCTCTTCGCAGGGCGCGGCTACGCAATCGTCGGCGGCGTGCTCGCTCTCATTTGGGTGATGCTGGAGATTCGGTACGCTTTCTCGGGCCCGACCGGCATGGCCCGCGCGCATCTCGGTATGTTCGAGGCGCATTGTTATGCGCTCGCTTGGCTCGCTTTCGGGTGGGCAATCGCCTTCATTGCACAGCGACGTGAGGCCGCAGACGACACGCGCCCGTTCACGCACGATCTGGTGTTGAGCTCACGCGCCATCGCCGTGGCCTGCATCGCCATTGCCGCCTTCATTTTGCTAATGCTGCGCCATCCCTGGTGGGGAGCGCAGTTGGGTGTGCAAACGAATGAGCTGTCGACATCGCTCTCACTCTTGGCGCAGGCGCTCGCGGTCGCGATCGCGCTCTACATTGGGCGCGCACTGTCGCGCTCGACCGGCGTTGAACGCGCGCGTTTCGTGGCCGCGTCGGCCGCGATCGTGTTCGCGTGGAGCTTTGGCCATTCAGCGATCCGCTGGCTGCACCATCGTGCCGCCATGGACGATGGCCTGGGCCTCACCGGGCTCGAAGGTTTCGGGCACGCGCTCTGGCCGCTCGTGCTAGTGCTGGCTGGCTCATCGCTGACGCAGCGCGCGCCGGGCCGCGACACGGTGCGCGCCTATCTGCATGATTTGAGCGCGATCTGGGGCGCGGCGATCTGGCCAGCAATGATCTGGGCGGCATTGGCGCTTTGGGTCGTCTTCAATCCATGGTGGGGGTGGGCGCCAGCTTACGCCGCAACATGGCTCGCGGCGTTGATAGGTTTGTGCACGTTGGCGCTTGCGGCATGGTTCAGCGCTTTCGCACACCAAACGCCACACATCCGCGCGCCGCACTTGTTCGCGCAAGTCGCACGCATCGCTGTGGTCGGGCATCTGTTCGTGGCGCTGTCGCTGACAATCCGGCGGCTCTATCAAGGGCCAGATATGCGCGCGGCGCTCGAAGCTGGACGTTTTGAGACGTGGACCTATTCGGCGCTCTGGGCGCTTTATGGCGCGAGCGTCTTGGCCTTCGGCATTCAACGCAAGGACGCCACGTTGCGGTGGAGCGGCCTGGCGCTGCTCTTGTTCGTCACGGCGAAGGTGGCGCTGTTCGACACTGAGCGCTTGGACGGCGTCCCGCGCGTCGCGTCGCTGCTGGCGCTAGCGGTGATCTTGATTGGCTCCGCCGTTCTGGCGCAGCGCTTTCGCCGCACCAGCTAG
- a CDS encoding S-formylglutathione hydrolase — protein MNVVVSKSHRVHGGTLSYAQHPSASTGTPMRFSIFVPPGEGPFPYLIWLSGLTCTEDNFTTKAGSYAAAAQHGVAIVAPDTSPRGEGVADDPAYDLGQGASFYVDATQKPWAPHFKMESYIIRDVIAAVEATFPLKPQRGIFGHSMGGHGALTLAMKHPALFASVSAFAPISSPTRCAWGEKAFNAYLGADRESWEAHDAALLMERGRAKRLDDILVDQGWDDQFLESQLKPELLEAAARASGQKLTLRRHKGYDHSYFFMASFIADHVAFHAARLR, from the coding sequence ATGAACGTCGTCGTCAGCAAAAGCCATCGCGTGCATGGCGGCACGCTTTCCTACGCGCAGCACCCAAGCGCTAGCACCGGAACGCCGATGCGCTTCTCGATTTTCGTTCCGCCTGGCGAGGGGCCGTTTCCATATTTGATCTGGCTCTCCGGGCTTACTTGCACCGAGGATAATTTCACCACCAAGGCCGGCTCGTATGCAGCTGCGGCGCAGCACGGCGTGGCGATCGTCGCGCCCGATACGTCGCCGCGCGGCGAAGGTGTTGCGGATGATCCAGCTTACGATCTCGGCCAAGGCGCGAGTTTCTATGTCGACGCGACGCAGAAACCGTGGGCGCCGCACTTCAAAATGGAAAGCTACATCATCCGCGACGTGATCGCGGCGGTTGAAGCAACGTTTCCGCTGAAGCCGCAACGCGGCATCTTCGGCCACTCGATGGGCGGACACGGCGCGTTGACGTTGGCGATGAAGCATCCGGCGTTGTTCGCAAGCGTTTCGGCCTTCGCGCCGATTTCGTCGCCGACGCGCTGCGCTTGGGGTGAGAAGGCGTTCAACGCCTATCTCGGCGCCGATCGCGAAAGCTGGGAAGCGCACGATGCGGCGCTGCTGATGGAACGCGGCCGCGCCAAGAGGCTCGACGATATTCTCGTCGATCAAGGTTGGGACGATCAGTTCCTGGAAAGTCAGCTGAAGCCCGAATTGCTCGAGGCCGCCGCGCGCGCGTCAGGACAAAAGCTGACCTTGCGTCGCCACAAGGGCTACGATCATTCCTACTTCTTCATGGCAAGCTTCATCGCCGATCACGTTGCTTTTCACGCGGCGCGGTTGCGCTAG